Genomic segment of Canis aureus isolate CA01 chromosome 16, VMU_Caureus_v.1.0, whole genome shotgun sequence:
GGGGGAGTAGAGGGTCCTCGGGGATGCCGAGATGTTGTGAGCTTGCCGTCTTCCCTCCCAGTGTATGGCAGACCCCCGAGATACTGGTGGAGATTGAGACGGCATGGTCGCTTTCTGGTTATCTGCTCGTTTGCTTTTCCGCAGGTAGGTCTTGCCCAGAAAATATTAAGTATGTGTGGGGACTGGGAATTTTTTTGTTCAGTTACATTCATGACCTCTCTCCGTCCCCTTCCTAGGGTATTTCATCCACGACTCGGTAGACATCGTGGTTAGTCGTCAGACACGAGCTTCTTGGGAATATCTCGTTCATCACCTCATGGTAAATGATAGGCAGGGGATGTGGTGTAGTCCTGGTACTAGCAACCTAGTCTCAGCCCTTTCTGGATCTGGGAGGTAAATACTATCCTAATTCATTTCCAAAGTGCGTCCTACATCTCCTACCAGGACACTGAGTGAAGGTTGGCACTGTGTGTGCCCTTGGCAGGTAACTATTTGAGGCCAGCAATCCATGGCCTGACCTAATACCTCCTTGAAGACTGGAAACCCTACCCAGAGCCAGAACCTGTGGGCGGGGatcaaaatataattatgtttAATCCACCATAAACTATAATCCAGAAGGAAGCCAATAAGGATGGACTTCCCAGCCAACCATCTGGTAGCTTTGCCATCCCTACCAATTTTTAGGAAATCAATGGTATCTGGAGTCCCTAActctctcctttctttgcctTCTAGGCCATGAGTGCCTTCTTTTCAGGCATCTTTTGGAACAGTTTTGTTGGTGGGGGAGTCCTAACACTGCTGGTGGAGGTCAGCAACATATTCCTCACTATCCGCATGATGATGAAGATAAACAACGCCCAGCACCTCCTCCTGTACAGGGTCAATAAGTATGTCAACTTGGTCATGTACTTTCTCTTCCGCCTGGCCCCTCAGGCCTACCTCACCTATT
This window contains:
- the TLCD1 gene encoding TLC domain-containing protein 1; amino-acid sequence: MPSLLHPALPLLLGATLTFRALRRALSRLPLPAHVRADPLRTWRWHNLLVSFAHSIVSGIWALLCVWQTPEILVEIETAWSLSGYLLVCFSAGYFIHDSVDIVVSRQTRASWEYLVHHLMAMSAFFSGIFWNSFVGGGVLTLLVEVSNIFLTIRMMMKINNAQHLLLYRVNKYVNLVMYFLFRLAPQAYLTYFFLHYWGQRTLGTFLLSILLLLDVMILTYFSRLLRSDFCPERVPSQQHKGKFLTE